Proteins from a single region of Aureibacter tunicatorum:
- a CDS encoding TonB-dependent receptor, protein MKQNIFLKAVAISLLILLTHFTQAQISGIVLDQNSKEPLISATIISGKNFTTTAADGTFSIQAQIGDSIEIKYLGYHNSAFLIDNDYLKISLKPETAMLDAVNVVALKEEEAEKRRIKAATVAPVTIIGSQELLTKAGNLNEILARQAGIQIRQSGGLGSAARINIRGLEGKRVQLYVDGNPLNTPDGSLGINDIPLQVIERVEIYKGSVPAWLGGDGLGSAVNIVTKHRDVSYIDANIAHQSYNTSNLGLILKKSWKSIQAGIGVFNTQADNNYKMAIPDQENLIVERDHDKFHSLLIGGGITFNNLWFDEVDFEGAYMSTHKEIQGITQNIQHAENKGKTYVGVMNLSKTGLWNDKLSFRYTLIRAKIDVAMVDTSSYSYNWDGTRTPSIYGKGELGIGPNMSNTEQNELRQRLNLNYRLGKASTLNFNQNFRKSNLDPRDDVANEHAGKNLFNYPAHLFHSVTSLTFEQENKNQKLLFSSAVKHYYNHTEGYNTNIYVQGEPEYIKTNTQSWGYVLGMRYTLNEYLLAKAVHERAVRLPNTQELFGDGVLITPSITLQPEEAYNFTAGLVYDRILKNYRRFQAEVNGFYMNVDNLIQLAGNGLSIGYVNYAKVYITGADVEVKADITSWLYAGINMTYQRVVDNNKYIPGTKEVDNPTYKKDIPNIPQLFANLNAEAHKDNLFLKKSKSRLIYNLSFTDAFNYGFALSVNDKFVIPKVLTHTASIEQAFQEDRFTITFEVNNITDELVINNYNQPLPGRTYRIKLRCLLLGKQTHNHN, encoded by the coding sequence TTGAAACAAAATATATTTTTAAAAGCAGTTGCGATTAGTCTACTGATATTGCTGACTCATTTCACTCAAGCACAGATTTCAGGGATAGTATTAGATCAAAACTCCAAAGAACCCCTGATAAGCGCGACGATAATTAGTGGAAAAAACTTTACTACAACAGCCGCAGACGGTACTTTTTCTATTCAAGCGCAAATTGGAGACAGCATAGAGATTAAATATTTAGGCTATCATAATTCGGCCTTTTTAATCGATAATGATTACCTCAAAATCAGCCTCAAGCCTGAAACGGCTATGCTCGATGCCGTGAACGTTGTCGCCCTCAAAGAGGAAGAAGCAGAAAAAAGACGTATCAAAGCAGCCACAGTAGCTCCTGTGACCATCATCGGATCTCAAGAACTATTGACCAAAGCCGGCAATCTCAATGAGATTCTCGCTCGACAAGCAGGAATCCAAATCAGGCAAAGCGGAGGACTTGGAAGTGCCGCTCGCATCAACATAAGAGGACTTGAAGGTAAACGCGTGCAATTATATGTCGATGGAAATCCATTAAATACACCCGATGGCAGTTTAGGCATTAATGACATCCCGTTGCAAGTCATTGAGCGGGTCGAAATATATAAAGGATCCGTTCCCGCTTGGTTGGGAGGCGACGGCTTGGGAAGCGCGGTGAATATAGTCACAAAACATAGAGATGTAAGCTATATCGACGCCAATATTGCCCATCAATCTTATAATACCTCCAATCTAGGCCTTATTCTAAAAAAATCGTGGAAAAGTATCCAAGCAGGCATTGGTGTGTTCAATACGCAGGCTGACAATAATTATAAAATGGCTATACCCGATCAGGAAAACCTGATTGTAGAGCGAGATCATGACAAATTTCACTCACTGCTGATAGGCGGAGGTATTACTTTCAATAACCTATGGTTCGACGAAGTTGATTTCGAGGGCGCGTATATGAGCACACATAAAGAGATACAAGGCATCACCCAAAATATACAGCATGCTGAAAACAAAGGGAAGACCTATGTTGGTGTCATGAACCTTAGCAAAACAGGTCTATGGAATGACAAACTCTCCTTTCGTTATACATTGATAAGGGCCAAAATTGATGTTGCTATGGTTGACACATCCTCTTATAGCTATAATTGGGATGGCACACGCACCCCAAGCATCTATGGCAAAGGCGAATTAGGCATTGGTCCGAATATGTCAAACACAGAGCAAAATGAGCTAAGGCAACGACTGAACCTTAATTACCGCTTGGGAAAAGCTTCAACGCTGAATTTCAACCAAAATTTTCGAAAATCGAATTTGGATCCTCGTGACGATGTAGCAAATGAGCATGCGGGCAAAAATTTGTTCAATTATCCCGCTCATCTATTTCATTCCGTCACTAGCCTTACATTCGAGCAGGAAAATAAAAATCAAAAACTCTTGTTCTCATCAGCTGTCAAACATTACTATAATCATACTGAAGGTTATAACACAAACATTTATGTGCAAGGAGAACCGGAATATATAAAGACCAATACACAAAGTTGGGGTTATGTCCTTGGCATGCGCTATACTCTAAATGAGTATCTGTTAGCCAAAGCGGTGCATGAAAGAGCCGTTCGTTTGCCTAATACTCAAGAATTGTTTGGAGATGGAGTGTTGATCACGCCTTCTATAACTCTACAGCCCGAGGAAGCTTATAATTTCACCGCTGGATTAGTATACGATCGCATTTTAAAAAATTACAGACGTTTTCAAGCGGAAGTGAACGGCTTTTACATGAACGTCGACAATTTAATCCAGTTGGCTGGCAATGGTCTATCGATTGGCTATGTCAACTATGCCAAAGTGTACATAACGGGTGCTGATGTGGAGGTAAAAGCCGACATAACATCATGGCTGTATGCTGGAATTAACATGACTTATCAGAGGGTTGTGGATAATAATAAATACATTCCGGGCACAAAAGAAGTTGACAACCCGACTTACAAAAAAGACATTCCGAATATTCCGCAATTATTTGCAAATCTTAACGCCGAAGCCCACAAAGACAACTTGTTTCTAAAGAAAAGCAAATCAAGGCTTATTTACAATCTATCTTTTACAGATGCATTCAACTATGGTTTCGCGCTTAGCGTGAATGACAAATTTGTCATTCCAAAAGTACTGACGCATACGGCTTCCATAGAGCAAGCTTTTCAAGAAGATCGCTTTACCATCACATTTGAAGTTAATAATATCACAGACGAACTTGTCATAAACAATTACAATCAACCCTTGCCCGGCCGTACATATCGTATAAAATTACGCTGTTTGCTACTGGGGAAACAAACACATAATCACAATTAA
- the tnpA gene encoding IS200/IS605 family transposase: MNRFNKLSHAVWSCSYHIVWTPKYRYRILKGEIKNEVEKCIRTFSEQKKCVLTELNIQEDHVHLLVQIPPKLSISDYMGIIKGRTAIRIFGKFKHLKCRPYWGNSFWAKGYCVDTVGLNEEMIRKYVKYQEEKDKRNENR, translated from the coding sequence ATGAATAGGTTTAATAAATTATCACACGCCGTATGGTCTTGTTCATATCATATAGTATGGACACCGAAATATAGGTATAGAATATTAAAAGGCGAAATAAAAAACGAAGTAGAAAAATGTATTCGTACATTTTCGGAACAGAAGAAATGTGTATTAACAGAATTGAATATTCAGGAAGATCACGTTCATTTGTTAGTACAGATACCCCCCAAATTATCCATATCTGACTATATGGGTATTATAAAAGGAAGGACAGCTATACGTATATTTGGCAAGTTTAAGCATCTAAAATGTCGCCCCTATTGGGGCAATAGTTTTTGGGCAAAAGGTTATTGTGTAGACACAGTTGGTTTGAATGAGGAGATGATACGAAAATATGTTAAGTATCAAGAAGAAAAAGACAAACGAAACGAAAATAGATAA
- a CDS encoding lactoylglutathione lyase family protein — protein MKKYLSLLALVFSMATIAYSQDKNNIGNMEEPVKTYPKTFSHIGITVPDIEEAVKFYTEVMGFYIIMEPTVVKEENETAIGQMCIDVFGEGWETFRIAHLSTGDKIGFEIFEFKESKDLKPNFEPFRTGLFHFSVQDPDVEGLVKKIVEAGGKQRMPIREYYPGEKPYRMCYVEDPFGTVFEIYSHSYELHYSEGAYK, from the coding sequence ATGAAAAAATATTTAAGTTTGCTTGCTTTAGTATTTTCTATGGCAACAATTGCTTACTCGCAAGACAAAAATAATATCGGAAATATGGAGGAACCAGTTAAAACGTATCCTAAAACATTTTCTCATATAGGAATAACAGTGCCTGACATCGAGGAAGCTGTAAAATTTTATACCGAGGTGATGGGCTTTTATATCATCATGGAGCCAACAGTAGTAAAGGAAGAAAATGAAACGGCCATAGGCCAAATGTGCATTGATGTGTTTGGCGAAGGATGGGAAACTTTTAGAATTGCCCATCTCTCAACAGGCGACAAGATTGGATTTGAGATATTTGAATTTAAAGAAAGCAAAGACCTAAAGCCTAATTTTGAACCCTTTAGAACCGGTCTGTTCCACTTTTCTGTACAAGATCCTGATGTGGAAGGACTTGTGAAGAAAATCGTAGAGGCAGGAGGGAAGCAAAGAATGCCAATAAGAGAATATTATCCGGGAGAGAAGCCTTATCGCATGTGCTATGTTGAGGATCCTTTTGGAACGGTATTCGAAATCTACTCTCACTCATATGAGTTGCACTACTCCGAGGGAGCGTATAAATGA
- a CDS encoding DUF5694 domain-containing protein, protein MTRTILIMALLFGMFNAQAQNKKIKVLNLGVFHMGYTPDAHSTEYDEKSNMDQIQEVNELIAKFKPTIIMIEELPKHQEEVEKSYQAYLNDPEGEKANYETEKGLMAFEIGRLAGTKRIYCIDESMGYGYNQDKLAEKLNAKTYFKTNRITDEKATKLEADPKKVGLRKALLSDNSQAYRDFMYNCNVDHLFYVNSENKFEGVDQAARFYQRNLRMFANICKIEANENDRILIISGSAHAAFFHDFLSRSFIYEVETVEKYLQPNDNL, encoded by the coding sequence ATGACAAGAACAATATTAATCATGGCTTTACTTTTTGGAATGTTCAATGCGCAAGCGCAAAACAAAAAAATCAAAGTATTGAACCTAGGCGTATTCCATATGGGATATACTCCTGATGCTCATAGTACAGAATATGATGAGAAATCAAACATGGACCAGATTCAAGAAGTAAATGAACTTATCGCCAAGTTCAAGCCTACGATTATCATGATAGAAGAACTGCCAAAACATCAGGAAGAAGTGGAAAAATCTTATCAAGCATACCTTAATGACCCTGAAGGAGAAAAAGCTAACTATGAAACTGAAAAAGGACTCATGGCATTTGAAATTGGGCGCTTAGCCGGAACAAAAAGAATCTACTGCATTGATGAAAGCATGGGCTATGGATATAATCAAGACAAACTAGCTGAAAAGTTAAATGCGAAAACATATTTTAAAACGAACAGAATAACGGATGAAAAAGCGACTAAACTCGAAGCCGATCCTAAAAAAGTGGGACTAAGAAAAGCTCTTCTTAGCGACAACAGCCAAGCATATCGTGACTTTATGTATAACTGCAATGTGGACCATTTATTTTATGTCAATTCCGAAAATAAGTTTGAGGGAGTAGATCAAGCAGCAAGATTTTATCAAAGGAACTTAAGAATGTTCGCCAATATCTGCAAGATCGAAGCCAACGAAAACGACAGAATTCTAATCATCTCAGGCAGTGCGCATGCTGCGTTTTTCCATGATTTCTTGTCAAGAAGCTTTATCTATGAAGTCGAGACTGTTGAAAAATATCTCCAACCAAATGACAACCTATAA
- a CDS encoding DUF5694 domain-containing protein — protein sequence MKNALLIIALLFGMLTAQAQDNKIKVLNLGVFHMGYTSDAHSIEYDESSDESKKQIKEVNELIARFKPTHIMVEVETNDQNALEEAYLSYLKDPKQETTFGGTEVEILAFEIGRLANTAHIHAIDHSMAYNYNLGELAQETKADKFFQTLKTLEKSELIAKLNPAQSGLKETLSVMNSESCMNFLINANADMLTYINSDDKFEGADEAAKLYHRNLRMYANINKIKTNEEDRILIISGGLHASFFHQFMSRSSVYELESVEKYLSPENNL from the coding sequence ATGAAAAACGCACTTTTAATCATCGCTCTGCTATTCGGAATGTTAACTGCTCAAGCGCAGGATAATAAAATCAAAGTATTGAACCTTGGCGTCTTCCATATGGGGTATACAAGCGATGCCCACTCAATAGAATATGACGAAAGCTCGGATGAAAGCAAAAAACAAATCAAAGAAGTAAATGAGTTGATCGCTAGATTCAAGCCAACGCACATCATGGTTGAAGTCGAAACCAATGATCAAAATGCATTGGAAGAAGCTTACCTTTCTTACTTGAAAGATCCAAAGCAAGAAACAACTTTTGGAGGCACTGAAGTGGAAATACTTGCTTTTGAAATCGGACGACTCGCCAACACGGCACATATTCACGCCATCGACCACTCTATGGCTTATAATTACAATCTGGGCGAGCTTGCTCAAGAAACAAAAGCTGACAAATTTTTTCAGACTTTAAAAACATTGGAAAAATCCGAATTAATCGCAAAGCTGAATCCAGCCCAATCAGGACTTAAAGAGACACTTTCTGTTATGAACTCCGAATCTTGCATGAACTTTCTTATCAATGCCAACGCAGATATGCTTACCTATATCAATTCGGACGACAAATTCGAAGGAGCCGACGAAGCGGCAAAACTATATCATCGAAACCTTCGAATGTACGCTAATATCAACAAAATAAAAACCAACGAAGAAGACCGCATTCTGATAATCTCAGGCGGATTGCACGCTTCCTTCTTTCATCAATTCATGTCAAGAAGCAGTGTGTATGAACTAGAGTCGGTGGAAAAATACCTATCACCTGAGAACAATCTATAA
- a CDS encoding PEP/pyruvate-binding domain-containing protein, whose protein sequence is MITLFNSKTTPELRQVGGKAKALIETTQAGFPVPEGMVLSVAYFEEWLSDIKASSEWSNFLTESTKANCDKLFVKAENMAITEKQQIQLTKHLAHLPGQIFSVRSSSPEEDMEGTSFAGMYETYLGITKDKLEKHIAKAFASCFDYRVMEYKRLNNISFDHTAIAIIIQRQIQSEISGVAFSLNPLNNAYDEVVINASFGLGEAIVSGLVTPDIYIVDKVLNKIIEKKVAKKELGIWLLDTGGTKEKNNANPTEQALSDTQILSLEQLVSRIEKHYGKPMDIEWAIEDEKWYLLQARPITTHIPLFPEMLTKSGDTKDLYMDFILATQGFSEPMSNLGLDIWAKMVYMGNGLPRGKDGILWSIHGRHYIIMSHVMKVSAALTKTFSSHDAPTKEIFAHLNKHDFIQKSTPKKLKWFLWETTKFMFSLYGSSTFKGLLNSKSTLLNYKKTSDEVWKYFHEELEQSNKPFETLVNEALSGFKRLVKEIGGLLVAANLAKWKIERMFKKHNEASDLIVSLAMNLPDNPVSEMGRLMLKTASFPEFVNTNNLEDFENKLNAHKYSDEFLSSYNEYIKRFGCRGVKEIDIATPRISEDISQIFSYLKEIDINNNATLNVKKRSEEAYNRLCEIARSFGKEQKFIRLANTYRDMIGFRDHPKYMYVVAISLLRKKALKLGEEFTLNKRLQTPEQIFNLSISEISLAEKDPYLDLLSLVEKNIAPYNAVKNVKDWPRLIDSRGKIYHAIRNSKDGEIPGEPISPGVIKGKAKILMNPQEKPLHKGEILVCRASEPSWAPVFINAAGIVMEVGGPLQHGAIIAREYGLPCVSSVYNATKIINDGDIIEVDGSNGIVKVLESRRNT, encoded by the coding sequence ATGATCACACTTTTTAACTCAAAAACAACTCCTGAACTGCGCCAAGTCGGCGGGAAAGCAAAAGCCTTGATAGAAACAACTCAAGCGGGGTTCCCGGTACCAGAAGGCATGGTATTGTCTGTAGCTTATTTCGAAGAATGGCTCTCCGACATCAAAGCATCTTCTGAATGGAGCAATTTTTTAACGGAAAGCACCAAGGCAAACTGCGACAAACTTTTCGTGAAAGCTGAAAACATGGCAATTACTGAAAAGCAGCAAATTCAATTAACAAAACACCTTGCTCATCTGCCCGGCCAAATATTTTCTGTTCGCTCATCTTCTCCTGAAGAAGATATGGAGGGAACTTCATTTGCAGGAATGTATGAGACTTATCTAGGAATCACAAAAGACAAGCTCGAGAAACATATAGCAAAAGCATTCGCTTCTTGTTTTGATTACAGAGTAATGGAGTATAAAAGGCTAAACAACATTTCTTTTGACCATACAGCCATTGCCATCATTATACAAAGACAAATTCAATCAGAGATCAGCGGCGTGGCTTTTTCATTGAATCCTTTGAACAACGCTTACGATGAGGTAGTCATCAACGCCTCATTTGGCTTAGGAGAGGCCATCGTTTCAGGTCTTGTAACTCCTGACATATATATCGTCGATAAAGTCCTAAATAAAATCATCGAAAAAAAAGTTGCTAAAAAAGAACTTGGCATCTGGCTATTAGACACAGGCGGCACAAAAGAGAAAAATAATGCAAACCCAACGGAACAGGCCCTCTCGGATACTCAAATCCTAAGTCTTGAACAGTTGGTTTCCAGAATAGAAAAACACTATGGCAAACCAATGGATATCGAGTGGGCTATTGAAGATGAAAAATGGTACTTGCTGCAAGCAAGACCCATAACCACGCATATTCCCCTATTTCCAGAAATGCTTACAAAATCTGGAGACACGAAAGACTTGTATATGGATTTCATACTAGCTACACAAGGATTTTCCGAGCCAATGTCAAACCTAGGCTTGGACATCTGGGCAAAAATGGTCTATATGGGAAATGGATTGCCTCGAGGCAAAGATGGAATATTATGGTCTATTCATGGTCGTCACTACATCATTATGTCTCATGTGATGAAAGTAAGCGCTGCATTGACCAAAACATTTAGCTCGCATGACGCTCCTACCAAAGAAATTTTCGCTCACCTTAACAAACACGATTTCATCCAGAAAAGCACGCCCAAAAAGTTAAAATGGTTCCTTTGGGAAACAACAAAATTCATGTTTTCATTATATGGCTCCAGTACTTTCAAAGGGCTGCTAAACAGCAAGTCAACATTGCTCAATTACAAAAAAACAAGTGATGAGGTATGGAAATACTTCCATGAAGAACTTGAGCAAAGCAACAAGCCTTTTGAAACGCTCGTCAATGAAGCTTTAAGTGGTTTTAAACGATTAGTCAAAGAAATAGGCGGGCTGCTCGTTGCCGCAAATTTAGCTAAATGGAAAATTGAGAGAATGTTTAAAAAGCATAATGAAGCCTCTGACTTGATTGTCTCGCTTGCCATGAACCTTCCCGACAATCCTGTCTCGGAAATGGGGCGACTGATGCTTAAAACAGCATCATTTCCAGAGTTTGTCAACACGAACAACTTAGAGGATTTTGAAAATAAATTGAATGCGCATAAATACTCCGACGAATTCCTAAGCAGCTATAATGAATATATCAAACGATTTGGTTGCAGAGGAGTAAAGGAAATCGACATTGCGACACCTCGAATCTCGGAAGACATTTCTCAAATTTTCTCTTATTTAAAAGAAATAGATATCAATAATAACGCAACGCTAAATGTCAAAAAAAGAAGCGAAGAGGCCTATAATAGATTATGCGAAATAGCGCGAAGCTTCGGCAAAGAACAAAAGTTCATTAGACTAGCTAATACTTATCGAGATATGATTGGCTTCAGGGATCACCCTAAATACATGTACGTGGTTGCGATAAGCTTGCTTCGAAAAAAAGCATTAAAGCTTGGCGAAGAATTCACCCTAAATAAACGTCTCCAAACCCCTGAACAAATATTCAATTTATCTATTTCTGAAATATCTCTCGCTGAAAAAGATCCCTATTTAGACTTGCTTAGTCTCGTTGAAAAAAATATTGCGCCATATAATGCCGTAAAAAATGTGAAAGATTGGCCCCGACTAATTGATAGCAGAGGTAAAATATATCATGCTATCCGAAATTCCAAAGATGGAGAAATCCCGGGAGAACCGATATCGCCGGGAGTAATAAAAGGAAAAGCGAAAATTCTAATGAATCCGCAAGAAAAGCCTCTACATAAAGGCGAAATTCTTGTTTGTAGAGCTAGCGAACCTAGTTGGGCCCCGGTTTTTATCAATGCTGCAGGCATTGTCATGGAGGTGGGAGGTCCACTCCAACATGGCGCGATCATCGCCAGAGAATATGGTTTGCCTTGTGTGAGTAGCGTTTACAATGCAACCAAAATTATCAATGATGGAGACATTATTGAAGTTGACGGTTCCAATGGCATCGTAAAAGTGTTGGAGAGTCGCAGAAATACATAA
- a CDS encoding AraC family transcriptional regulator, with protein MTSSKMKLYNKEVERIKKDNYSNQWQIDTVIGLRKYIQEHFEDELNLSLFSRISFVSKYHLLRLFKRYYGQTPKQYLIDMRIEKSKEYISQGMSVTEACYAVGFESIGSFSTLFKKKTGSAPTEFQKRAIFKK; from the coding sequence ATGACCTCTTCTAAAATGAAGCTTTACAATAAGGAAGTCGAAAGAATAAAAAAAGACAATTACTCCAACCAATGGCAAATTGACACTGTTATTGGCTTAAGAAAATACATTCAAGAGCATTTTGAAGACGAACTGAACTTGAGTCTATTCTCTCGCATTAGCTTTGTTTCAAAATACCATCTGCTTAGACTATTCAAAAGGTATTACGGTCAGACTCCAAAACAATACTTGATCGACATGAGAATAGAAAAATCAAAGGAATACATATCCCAAGGCATGTCAGTGACGGAAGCCTGCTATGCAGTCGGCTTTGAAAGCATAGGCTCATTCAGCACTTTATTCAAGAAGAAAACAGGATCCGCTCCGACGGAATTTCAGAAAAGAGCAATTTTCAAGAAATGA
- a CDS encoding VOC family protein — protein MRIRLLSIPVSNQEEALNFYTKKLGFVKKLDIPVGEGNRWLTVVANEEQDGPELLLEPSPKDFEPARVYQKELYKSGLPYTQFSVESVQGEYDRLVELGVEFSLKPTVMGTAKIAVFDDTCGNYIQIVEML, from the coding sequence ATGAGAATCAGATTATTAAGCATCCCAGTAAGCAACCAAGAAGAAGCTCTAAACTTCTATACCAAAAAACTTGGCTTCGTAAAGAAATTGGACATTCCAGTAGGAGAAGGCAACAGATGGTTGACTGTAGTAGCTAATGAAGAGCAAGACGGACCCGAACTTCTTTTGGAACCTTCGCCTAAGGACTTTGAACCTGCAAGAGTTTACCAAAAAGAATTGTACAAATCAGGCCTGCCTTATACTCAATTCAGCGTTGAGAGTGTGCAAGGCGAATACGATCGACTTGTAGAATTAGGAGTGGAATTCAGCCTTAAGCCTACTGTTATGGGAACGGCTAAAATCGCAGTATTTGACGATACTTGCGGCAATTATATCCAGATAGTCGAAATGCTCTAA
- a CDS encoding DUF5694 domain-containing protein, with protein sequence MKQSLLIIALILSIFTTQAQDNKIKVLNLGVFHLSYTPDAHSTKFDEKSNMSQIQEVNELIAKFKPTIIVVEKSPKYQADLEKSYQAYLNDPEGEKAKYTNETGLMAFEIGRLAGTKRIYAIDHKMGYQYYQDRLAKKLNSDNYFETVNIVDSLRKIEKRNPEIVGFKNVISYMNTQGYRDQSFNSNVDYLFYANSKNKFEGVDQASKFYHRNLRMFANICKIEANENDRILIISGAAHASFFHDFLSRSYIYEVEPVEKYLHPNDNL encoded by the coding sequence ATGAAACAATCGCTTTTAATCATCGCCCTAATTCTTAGCATATTCACTACTCAAGCTCAGGATAATAAAATCAAAGTATTGAATCTTGGCGTCTTCCATTTGAGCTATACTCCGGACGCTCATTCAACTAAATTTGATGAAAAATCAAATATGAGTCAAATTCAAGAAGTAAACGAACTCATCGCGAAGTTTAAACCCACCATCATTGTGGTTGAAAAATCTCCGAAATATCAAGCAGATCTTGAAAAGTCTTATCAAGCTTATCTTAATGACCCTGAAGGAGAAAAAGCAAAATATACGAATGAAACAGGACTTATGGCTTTTGAAATTGGCCGTCTGGCCGGCACTAAAAGAATATATGCCATAGACCACAAAATGGGTTATCAATATTATCAAGATAGATTAGCCAAAAAGCTTAATTCAGACAATTACTTTGAAACAGTCAACATCGTGGACTCACTAAGAAAAATTGAAAAAAGAAATCCTGAGATCGTCGGCTTTAAAAATGTGATAAGCTATATGAATACTCAAGGGTACCGAGATCAGTCATTCAACTCCAATGTCGATTATCTTTTCTATGCGAACTCAAAAAATAAATTCGAAGGTGTAGATCAAGCGTCGAAATTTTATCATAGAAACCTTAGAATGTTCGCTAATATCTGCAAGATCGAAGCCAACGAAAACGACAGAATTCTTATCATCTCCGGTGCGGCGCATGCTTCATTTTTCCATGATTTCTTGTCAAGAAGCTATATCTATGAGGTTGAGCCTGTTGAAAAATACCTTCACCCAAATGACAACCTATAA
- a CDS encoding helix-turn-helix domain-containing protein gives MASDKIKYHNKEFKCSLAFALHLIGDKYKSLILFHLQDGPQRSGELQKSITDISNRMFTYSIRALEKDKLVKRTVYPVTPPKVEYALTEEGKSLIPIILQLDEWGQEFARDHHLYAPSE, from the coding sequence ATGGCTTCAGATAAAATAAAGTATCATAACAAGGAATTCAAGTGCTCTTTGGCTTTCGCTCTACATTTGATTGGAGATAAATACAAAAGCCTAATACTCTTTCATTTGCAAGATGGGCCTCAAAGATCGGGAGAATTGCAAAAGAGCATCACAGACATTTCAAATAGAATGTTCACATATTCTATCAGAGCATTGGAAAAGGACAAACTCGTCAAAAGAACCGTTTATCCGGTTACTCCTCCCAAAGTGGAATATGCACTGACTGAAGAAGGCAAATCACTAATCCCCATTATCCTGCAATTGGATGAATGGGGACAAGAATTTGCAAGAGATCATCATTTATACGCTCCCTCGGAGTAG
- a CDS encoding DUF5694 domain-containing protein, with protein MKNALLIIALLFGLFTAQAQDNKIKVLNLGIFHLGYTDDLRTTEYDEENKKNKEQIKEVNELIAKFKPTIIMVETPPKNQHLVESAYDAYLNNPETKTIYADNEIQLLAFEIGRLAKTKRIYAIDHEMGYDYYQDKLAKELNAKNYFKSLQTADSLFSKLPLDPKKDGLKKTLMQMNTPETRAILYNYNVDQLFYANSSDKFEGVDEAARFYQRNLRMFANICKIEADENDRILIISGGAHASFFHDFLSRSYIYEVEPVEKYLGQNEL; from the coding sequence ATGAAAAACGCACTTCTAATCATCGCTCTGCTATTCGGGCTGTTCACTGCTCAAGCGCAAGATAATAAAATCAAAGTATTGAATCTAGGCATTTTCCACTTGGGATACACCGATGATTTAAGAACAACAGAATACGACGAAGAAAACAAGAAAAACAAAGAGCAAATCAAGGAAGTAAATGAGCTGATCGCCAAATTCAAGCCTACAATAATCATGGTAGAAACACCTCCAAAGAACCAACATTTGGTGGAAAGTGCCTATGACGCTTATTTGAATAATCCCGAAACGAAAACCATTTACGCTGACAATGAAATACAACTCTTAGCTTTCGAAATCGGTCGACTGGCCAAAACAAAGCGAATCTATGCCATTGACCATGAAATGGGCTACGATTACTATCAAGACAAACTGGCAAAGGAACTCAATGCAAAAAATTACTTCAAAAGCCTACAAACTGCTGACAGCTTATTTTCTAAACTGCCTTTAGACCCAAAGAAAGACGGGCTAAAAAAGACCTTGATGCAAATGAATACGCCCGAAACTCGCGCTATATTATATAACTACAATGTTGATCAGCTATTCTATGCTAACTCCTCTGATAAATTCGAAGGCGTGGATGAAGCTGCTCGGTTTTATCAAAGAAACTTAAGAATGTTCGCCAATATCTGCAAGATCGAAGCCGATGAGAATGACCGAATTCTTATCATCTCAGGGGGAGCTCATGCGTCTTTTTTCCATGATTTCTTGTCAAGAAGCTATATCTATGAAGTCGAACCCGTAGAAAAGTACTTGGGTCAGAATGAATTGTAA